The following proteins are encoded in a genomic region of Chryseobacterium cucumeris:
- a CDS encoding pyridoxamine 5'-phosphate oxidase family protein produces the protein MNQTHTEKRIKPVAPRVQELINASKSVILATVDAEGNPNSSYAPFVQVDQIFYILVSFMAKHTKNLADGRKTSVMFIEDESATKQIYARERLTIEAATSQIERDSEVWNAVVGKLRETHGKVVEVISEMGDFILIALQPVKGSYVNGFGSAYFVNSKLEIIEHRNDVNHQSK, from the coding sequence ATGAATCAAACCCATACAGAAAAGAGAATCAAACCTGTTGCTCCCAGAGTACAGGAACTGATCAATGCTTCAAAAAGTGTAATTCTTGCTACTGTTGATGCCGAAGGAAATCCTAATTCAAGCTATGCACCTTTTGTACAGGTAGATCAGATATTCTATATTCTGGTATCTTTCATGGCAAAACATACTAAAAATCTTGCAGACGGAAGAAAAACATCTGTTATGTTTATTGAAGATGAATCTGCCACCAAACAGATCTATGCCCGCGAACGTCTGACCATTGAAGCAGCCACTTCTCAGATTGAAAGAGATTCTGAAGTATGGAATGCTGTTGTTGGGAAACTTAGAGAAACTCATGGCAAAGTAGTAGAGGTAATTTCCGAAATGGGAGATTTTATTTTAATTGCATTGCAGCCTGTAAAAGGCTCTTATGTAAATGGTTTCGGAAGTGCTTATTTTGTAAATTCAAAACTTGAAATTATAGAGCACAGAAATGATGTGAATCATCAGTCTAAATAA
- the ahcY gene encoding adenosylhomocysteinase produces MSTTTQYVPYKVKDISLAEWGRKEITLAEAEMPGLMAIREEYGPSQPLKGARIAGCLHMTIQTAVLIETLVALGAEVTWSSCNIFSTQDHAAAAIAAAGIPVYAWKGLNEEEFDWCIEQTLFFGEDRKPLNMILDDGGDLTNMVFDKYPEFTKDIKGLSEETTTGVHRLYERMKNGTLVMPAINVNDSVTKSKFDNKYGCKESAVDAVRRATDVMLAGKRVVVCGYGDVGKGTAASFRGAGSIVTVTEIDPICALQAAMDGYEVKRLDTVVDNADIIITTTGNFNIVRGEHFLKMKDKAIVCNIGHFDNEIDMAWLNKNYGHTKSEVKPQVDIYTIEGKEVIILAEGRLVNLGCATGHPSFVMSNSFSNQTLAQIELWNNSAAYKNEVYMLPKHLDEKVAALHLKKLSVELETLSPEQAEYIGVDVKGPFKPEYYRY; encoded by the coding sequence ATGAGTACTACAACACAATACGTTCCTTATAAAGTTAAGGATATCTCCCTTGCAGAATGGGGTAGAAAAGAAATTACCCTTGCAGAAGCAGAAATGCCAGGTTTGATGGCTATCCGTGAAGAATACGGACCATCTCAGCCACTGAAAGGAGCAAGAATCGCAGGATGTCTTCACATGACCATCCAAACGGCTGTGCTTATCGAGACTCTTGTAGCTTTAGGAGCTGAAGTTACATGGTCATCTTGTAATATTTTCTCTACACAGGATCACGCTGCTGCTGCTATTGCTGCTGCTGGAATTCCGGTGTATGCGTGGAAAGGATTAAATGAAGAGGAATTTGACTGGTGTATTGAGCAGACTTTATTCTTCGGTGAAGACAGAAAGCCATTAAACATGATTCTGGATGATGGTGGAGATTTAACAAACATGGTTTTTGATAAATACCCTGAGTTCACAAAGGATATCAAAGGTCTTTCTGAAGAAACCACTACAGGTGTTCACAGACTTTACGAAAGAATGAAGAACGGAACTTTAGTAATGCCTGCCATCAACGTAAATGATTCGGTTACTAAATCTAAATTCGACAACAAATACGGATGTAAAGAATCTGCTGTAGATGCAGTAAGAAGAGCTACAGACGTAATGCTTGCTGGAAAAAGAGTGGTAGTTTGCGGATACGGGGACGTAGGTAAAGGTACTGCAGCTTCATTCAGAGGAGCTGGTTCTATCGTTACTGTTACGGAAATCGACCCGATCTGTGCACTTCAGGCTGCTATGGACGGTTATGAAGTAAAAAGATTAGATACTGTGGTAGACAATGCTGATATCATCATCACTACAACAGGTAACTTCAATATCGTAAGAGGAGAACACTTCCTTAAAATGAAAGATAAAGCGATCGTTTGTAATATCGGTCACTTCGATAATGAAATCGATATGGCATGGTTGAACAAAAACTATGGTCATACTAAATCTGAAGTGAAGCCTCAGGTGGATATCTATACAATCGAAGGAAAAGAAGTAATCATCCTTGCAGAAGGTAGATTGGTTAACTTAGGATGTGCTACTGGCCACCCAAGCTTCGTTATGTCTAACTCTTTCTCTAACCAGACGTTAGCTCAGATCGAACTATGGAATAACTCTGCAGCTTACAAAAACGAAGTATATATGCTTCCTAAGCACCTGGATGAAAAAGTAGCTGCTTTACACCTTAAGAAATTAAGCGTGGAGCTTGAAACTCTTTCTCCTGAGCAGGCTGAGTATATCGGTGTAGACGTAAAAGGGCCATTCAAGCCTGAATACTACAGATACTAA